The following nucleotide sequence is from Pedobacter sp. PACM 27299.
TACCCCTTTCCGCGAATATAAATCTAAGATTGGAGAGAATGGGCTCAGCAGTAATGTAGTCAGTTCGATAGTAGAAGACTCGAAGCATAATCTTTGGATTGGAACAGAAGCGGAGGGCCTCAATTATTACGATCGGGCTTCGGGCAAGTTTACGAGTTTCAGACATGACCCTGAAAATCCTTCTTCGCTCAGCTCTACACTGGTCAAAGCTGTTTCTATCGACCATAAGGGAAAAGTCTGGGTGGGTACTTACGAAGGAGGGCTAGAACTGTACTTGCCGGAAACGAAAAATTTCCGCCATTATGAGCCAAATCCTACAGACCCAACCGCTTTAAATTCCAATCGGATTGTAGCCTTATTACACGATCGTCAGCAGCGTTTCTGGATCGGAACCCGTGCCAATGGACTCTTTCTCTACAATGAAAAAACAGATAACTTTTCTCCCTTTTCGGGGATCAATGACAAACATGATTTAAAAGTAGTACGGTACTTATTTCAGGATTCAAAAAATAATGTCTGGATCTGCTGTAATTCTGGAACCTATATTCTGGAGCCAAATTCCACTAAGGTGAGGAAGTTTAAAAATAGTGAGGAACGGATGCTGTTCAACGATATTAACTTTGTACAAGAGGATTCCCGTGGTTATATCTGGCTGGGAGGTTATGAGTCCGGCCTGATTCGTTACCTGCCTAAAAATAAAACGATCCGTTCGTTTAAAAAGGAAGATGGTTTGCCGAGTAATGTAGTGCTGGGGATGCTGGAAGATGATAAAGGGAATCTTTGGATCAGTACTGACAATGGCTTGTCGAAATTTGACCGCAAGACTTTTAAAACTTATACCGTAAGGGATGGCCTTCCAGGGAATGTATTCAATTATAATTCTTTCTTTAAAGACAGTAAAGGAGAGTTTTTCTTCGGTGGATTTAATGGCATGGTCAGCTTTTTCCCGGATCAGATTAAAGACAATAACCGCGTGCCGAAAGTGGTGTTTACACGTCTGAAACTTTTCAATAAGCCCATCACGATCAATGATGAGACGCAGTTGCTGAAAGAAAATATCAGCCTCACCAAAGAGCTTACCTTTTCTTACCATCAAAATATTTTCACGGTAGACTTTGCCGTGCTCAATTATATCAAGTCGGAGAAGAACAGATATGCTTATAAACTGGAAGGTTTTGAAAAGGACTGGAATTATGTGAGCAGTCCTTCCGCCACCTTTACCAATTTACCTTCGGGCACTTACACTTTATTGATCCGTGGCTCTAATAATGATGGGGTCTGGAATCCGGTGCCTACTAAACTGCTCATTCATGTGAATCCGCCATTCTGGAAAACCTGGTGGGCCTACCTGATTTATATGTCCGCTTTCCTGGGGATGCTATTTTTGTTCTCCAGGTTCCTTTGGATCAGGGCGCTCCTGAAAAGAGAACAAGATGTGTATCAAATGAAACTAGATTTCTTTACCAATGTTTCCCATGAAATCAGGACACCACTGACCTTGATTGAAGGGCCTTTAGAAACGCTGATCCATGAAACTCAGGAATCACCGGTATTAAATAGAAAATTATTGACGGTAAGGAGAAATGCTGGACGCCTCACCAGGCTGGTGAATGAACTGCTGGATTTTAGAAAGGCAGAATCCGGAAAGTTGAGCCTTAACATTTCGCCGGGGAATATTGTCAGTTTTGCCAAGGAAATCTATCTTTCTTTTACGGATCTGGCGATTAAACAACATATCGATTATCAGTTTTTATCCGATGAAGCCGAAATTGAGGTTTATTTTGACAATGAACAGCTGGAGAAAGTGCTGTACAACCTCTTATCAAATGCCTTTAAATGTACGCCAGAAGGAGGGATGATCCGATTATCCGTTTTAAAAACACCAGATGGTTTTGTAGAAATTCGTACCTGTGACAATGGGAAAGGGATTCCAGAAGAAAGCAGGGATAAGCTGTTTACCAATTTCTATCAGGTAAAAGATCCGCTTTCCAGAAACAGCGGTACGGGAATAGGCCTTGCCCTTTCTAAAAAGATAGCAGAACTGCACCATGGCAGCCTATTTTTAGCGGAACAAAAAGACATTCCGGAAGCGGGTATCCGTACTTGTTTCTGCTTGAAACTGAAATTAGGACAGGCACATTTTTCAAAAGAAGAATTAGTACAGGACTTCCTGAATAGCGAAAACCCGGCACATTATCTGGCAGCCGACACATCAGCACTAGAGCAAAGCCCCTACCTGCCAGCAGCGGAAAATGGAGATCCAGAAGAGCAGGTGACGATTTTGATTGTAGAAGACAACCATGAGGTGAGAGACTTTATCGTACAATTCTTACGACCGTTTTATATCGTTTTAGAAGCAGAGCAGGGTGCAATAGGACTGCAAATCGCGATTGATAAAATCCCTGACCTGATCGTCAGTGATGTGATGATGCCGGTGATGGACGGATTGGAACTATGCCGGACGCTGAAAACCGATGTCAGAACCAGCCATATTCCAGTTATCCTGTTAACTGCAAGAACTGGAAATATCCATGAAGTGAATGGCTTGAAAACCGGGGCAGAGGCTTACCTCACCAAACCTTTCAGCATCAGCAGCCTGCAGCTGACCATCTCGAACCTGCTCATGCTGCAGGCCAATATGAGGCGAAAGTTTAGTCAGCAGATTACCCTGCAGCCTGCCAATATTTTAATTGAGTCCTCAGATGAAGAATTCCTGAATAAAGTAATGACACTGATTGAAAATAACTTTACGATATCGGAGTTTAGCGTCAACACCCTGGCCTCAGATTTAGGGATGAGTACACCCATCCTTTATAAAAAGATTAAAGTGCTGACCGGCCTCACCGTTAATAATTTCATTAAATCTGTCCGGCTGAAAAGAGCAGCCCAACTGCTCCGTCAAAAGGTATACACCGTTTATGAAGTGGCCTACCTCGTAGGTTTTAGTGACCCCAAATATTTCAGTAAAGAGTTTGTGAAACAGTTTGGCAGAACCCCTTCTGATTATGCATTAGAGGAATAATCACTGCTTATTTAAGAATTTCCCCCTTTATAATTAAGAATTTCCCCCCTCAGAGATGCGCAGGAGCGCTACATTAGCAAAACCAAGTATAATTTATCTGTAAGACCAATTGATCTGATGAACGAGTATTCTATGATTTCTTGTCCTGTATTTTCCGCTTTTGGAAACATTTACCAGGATTCCTCATCGCTGTTATGTACTTGCATTTGCAAGGTTCATGAGGCGATTGTATTCCCCCGTATTTCAAATAAATGTGCTGGTAGCGCCTCTAGGATTCTAACTAAATAACTATTGATTATGAAAGCACAATTACTAAAAGTATCGATGGCTCCTGCTCAATCATTTAGTGTCAGACAGGATGTCGAACCATTTGTCAACAATAAATGGCATTACCACCAGGAGCTGGAATTGATTTATTTTAATGAAGGTAAGGGAATGCAGTTTATCGGGGATAACATTCAATCTTTTGATTCGGGAGACATCATTCTGGTAGGTGCGCATTTGCCGCATTACTGGAGATTTGAAGATGCCTATTTTGAAGGTGGCGAAAAGAGCGGTACTGCAGATGTAAAGGTCGCTCATTTTAGCGAAGACCTTTGGGGAGATTTCTTCTTGAACCTGCCGGAAAATAAAGCCTTAAAAGATGTGATGGAGAAATCCAAAAGAGGCGTGAAGGTGACCGGCAAAAATAAAGAAATAGTAGCGGCATTACTTACGCGCATGCTGGAAGCTGAAGGAACGGAAAGAATCATCATGCTGATGCAGGCTTTACTGGAAATCGCTAAATGCAGTGAGTTGGAAACGCTGGCTTCCGTTGGTTTTCAGTACGACCTGGAACAGGTAGAGAAAGATCGCATCAGTGACATCTATGAATATACTTATGCCAATTTCAGGAATAAGATCTGTCTGGAGGAAATTGCCGATGTAGCCAAGATCAGCCCTAATTCTTTCTGCCGTTATTTTAAATCGCGCACGCGAAAAACATATTCTCAATTTCTAACAGAGATCAAAGTAGGGCAGGCCTGCAAGCTTTTGATTGAAGCTCACCTCAACCTTAAACAAATCTGCTACAACAGTGGCTTTAATAATTTTGCCAGTTTCCATAAGTGTTTTAAAAAGGTAACCGGGAAAAGCCCCCTCTGTTACCAACGGGAATTTGTAACTGAATATATCAACTAAAACAGCAAGCCAATTCTGTTGACAACTACGCCAAACCAACCGACTGATTCCTAAAAAATAATCCGTCCCTTAGATTAACCAAAATAAACTTAAACGAATAATAATGAAAATGACCACCACTACTACAAAGCGCCATAGGAGATATATGGCTTTGCGCTCCTGACCAGCACGATGACCGGATTCCCGGAATAATTAGCTGAAGATCAATTAAAGTATTTACTCATTTTTAAAACTGAAGTATGAAGGAAATTTATACTATGAACCTCTATTTGTCTAACAAATGGAAAGTGTGCACGATCAGGAAGGTTGGCGTCATCATTTTACTAGCCATCGGGATGTTATTTTCCCCCTCCGCGTATGCACAAACAATTAAAGTAAAAGGCGTAGTGAAGGATGATAAAGGGGTGCCGCTTCCAGGGGTGGGCGTCAAAATTAAAGGGACATCAACGGGTACTTCTACCAATGGCGATGGCCTCTACAGCATTACCGTACCTAGTACATCAGCGGTATTGGTATTTAGCTATATCGGCTTTATGCCTCAGGAAGCCACAGTAGGCACTAAAACTACGTTAAACATCAGCCTGAAAGAAGATTTCTCTGATCTGGAAGAGATTGTCGTAACCGGTTATGGCGGGGTAGCCAGAAAGAAAGACCTTACCGGTGCCAGTTCCTCTGTGAATGAAAAGGCAATTAAAGAACGTCAGCCAATTAACCTTTTTGATGCTTTGCAAGGCCAGGCAGCAGGGGTTTTAATTGTGAATGATGGTGGTGGTGCTCCAGGTGCTACAGGTTCTATCCAGATTCGCGGTACTTCTACTTTGAATGGTGGAAATGGACCTTTATATGTAGTAGATGGGGTGATCGACGAGAACGGTGCGAATATCAATCCTGCCGATATGGCCAATATAGAAGTATTGAAAGATGCGGCATCAGCTTCCATCTATGGTTCACGTGCGGCTAACGGTGTAATTTTAATTACCACCAAAAGAGGACAGGAAGGAAAACCTTCCATCGACGTGACCTATAACCATGTATTTGGTCGTTTGGCACATAGCATTCCCATCAGTAATTCTGCGGAAGTACGTGCATTCAGAGCGATTCAAGGCAGAACGAATGCCACAGACTCCCTGAATCCAAGTTTCAATGCAGATAATGATTTGCAGGATATCTTATTAGGTAACCTGGCTCAAAAGAAAGAAGTTAAACTGGGAATTAGTGGTGCCCAAAAAGGATTGAACTATTATACCAGTTTAAATTACCTGGATGATCAATCTATCATTAAGAACAGCTGGGCAAAACGTCTGCAGTCGAGGATAAACATCGGCTATCAGATCTCCCCAAAATTAAAGTATTCGAATAATGTATCCTTCGGCTGGTCGAAAGGAAATGCAATTCCAGTGGGAAATACAATAAAGGTTGTCGTAGACCGACCTGCTTATTCCTTACTTTACTATCCTGACGGAACTTTAACCAGTTATATTGCTTCAAAAAGGAATCCAATTGCCCAGGCTTTATATGAGCGGGATGAAGAAGAAGTGTATTCTGCACAATTGAACAATCAGCTGGATTATTCCTTCACGAAAGATCTGAAATTTACGACTTTATTTAACGCAAAACTCGATAATGCGCAGAGTATGTATTTCTCCCCAAGGATCATCTCCGCAAATAAAGATCAGAACTCTGGTAAAAATGAGATGAATAAAACGTTCAGATATGAATATCAGGCTTTTGTGAATTACAACAGAACCGTGGCGACTGACCATGCTTTTTCTGCTTTGCTGGGTTTTAGTGCCGACAGAAGGAAGTTTGACCGCATCCATACAGAGTATCAAAACAGTGTAAATGAAGCAGTTTTTGTAACGCTTCCTGATTACCTGACGGCTTCTAAAAGTTATACAGACGGAACGGCAAATTCTACGGCTTCTATTTTTAGTAGATTAGGCTACAACTATAAAGGGCGCTATATTTTACAGGGAACCTATCGTAGAGATGGATCTTCCAGATTCGGATCAGAAAATCGCTGGGGTGATTTCTTTTCTGCCTCTGCAGCATGGCGTTTCTCTGATGAGAAATTCATGAACTTCGCAAAACCTTACTTGGAAGACGCAAAGCTTCGTTACAGTTTTGGTCAGCTAGGAAATGATAAAATCGGAGATTACGAGTCTTATACCAAATTCGGATTTGCAGGAAACTATAACGGTATTGGTGCTGCGGTACCGGTTTCAAACTTCGGTAATCCTTATATCAAATGGGAAACCACTACACAGAACAATATTGGAATGGACCTGAGTTTCTTCAAGGGAAGGTTAGGCATCACCGCTGATTATTACGTGAAGGAAACCAGTAACCTATTGTACCCAAGAGAACTTTCTAAAGAAACAGGATACAGTACGGTGCTGGTAAATGTTGGCACCATACAGTCAAAAGGTTTTGAGTTTGTGGCCACCGGAACACCAGTAGTTACAAAGAATTTTGAATGGAGCATCATGGGTAACATCACCTTTGAGCGCGGAACAATAAAGAAACTCGCAGGTGGTATTCCATTCTTTGTGGGTAATAAATGGTATGTAGAAGAGGGTGGTAAAATTGGTAACTTCTATGGTTGGAAAAACCTGGGTGTATACCAATGGAATGAATCGAATGCTTATGATGAAAACTGGAAAAAACTAACCTTAGTGTTAGAGAATGGACAGCCTAAAATTGAGAATGGTAAACCCGTTTATACTTCAAACGGACAGCCATATACTGGAAATGTGTTGAGTAAAAGGGCACCGGATGGTAAGCTTAAAGGTGGTGATGCAGAGTGGGAAGAGGTAAAAGCGGATGGGGTAATTGACGATGAAGATCGTCAGATTCTGGGCAATGCTACTCCTGATTTTTATCTGGGTGTGACGAACAATTTCCGTTATAAAAATATATCATTGTCCTTTACTTTCAATGGTTCATTTGGTGGCGAGGTATACAATACCCTTTTACAAACACAGAATAACCCTTCCAATACTGGTGCCGGATCTCCGGATATGGTTTACAATTCCTGGAGAAAACCTGGTGATATTGCCAAATACCCTTATTACATCGAGAAGAATAACCGTGGAAATCTGAAAACTAATCAGAACAGTTTGTATGTAGAAGATGCTTCTTTCTTTAGGTTATCGAGCGCACGCTTGTCGTACCAGCTCAATGAAAAATGGTCAAAAACCGTTGGCATGAGAAGGATCAGTACCTATGTATATGGTACCAATTTATTAACCTGGACCAATTACCGCGGTTATGATCCTGAGTTTAGCACCAACAACCCTTTAACCCCGGGTGATGACGTTGGTAAATATCCAAGAAGAAGAGAGTTTGGTTTAGGTATCAATGTTAATTTCTAATAAGATGATGATGAAAAAGATAATCGCGATGTCTGCTTTAGGCGCAGCGTTGTTACTGGGTGGCTGTAAAAAGTTTTTAGATGAAAGACCTTTCAATCAGGTACCCTTAGCGGATTTTTATAAAAACAGATATGATGTGGAAGCTGCAGTTGCAGGGATGTATTCTGGCTTTCAGCAGGAAATGGTGGGCAAGGACCAGTACACAGAAAAATATATGTATTGGGGAGAATACCGTTCTGACAATTTCGACAGGTTTCTGATCTATACTAAAGATTTTGTGGATGAGGTGGTGCTGAATAGTTTAACGCCTACCAATCAATTTTCGGATTGGACCGGGCTATATTCAGTCATCGGCAGAGCCAATAATAATATTAAATATATTCCGCTGACCGCAAATCTGGACCCACTGCTTACGCCAGCGATGGTGAACAGCTACCTTTCCCAAACTTATGCCATGCGTGCCATGAGTTATTTTTACCTGGTTAGGGTTTGGGGCGATGCAGTGATCAGACTGGAACCTTTTGAAAGTCTGGATGCTGTTTCCGAAGAACCCCGGGTTGCTAAAGATAGGGTGATCAATGAAGTGATCATTCCTGATCTCCAGAAAGCCTATGACCTGGTCAAAAAAGGCGACAAACCTGTAGTGTTCAATATTGGTGAAGCAGCGATCTGCGCTACTATGGCTGATGTGTACATGTGGAAGAAAGATTATCCAAATGCCATCAAATGGATCAAACTTTTATTTGCAGCTAAAGGGCCTACCGGAGCAGTATATACTGGCGCCAGTGAGTTGAATTTACAGCCTTCTGCGACATGGAAAAATATATTTACCGCACCTGCAAGCAGCATGGAATCCATCTGGAGCATCCACTGGGATTACCAGAAAAACGGCTGTGCCTGTATGCAGACCTCCTGGACTTCTAATAACAAACAGATTTCTATTGATGAGGGCATTTATGCCACCTGGTTTCAGCCACAAGTATCAGCCACAACCAGAACTACAGATATCAGACCAAGACAGACAGCAGATGTATTTTTTGGAGGGACGAAACCAAACAGGGATCGTTTTGTGAAATGGTACCCAACGGCTGCCAATCCTATTGCTGCAGATCCATGGCCAGCCAGCAACCAATTGCTGCCAGTTTATCTGACCATGTATCGCCTGAGTGATATTTATCTATTGTATGCGGAAGCACTGAATGCAACTGGTGATTTACCAAATGCGTTAAAATACTTAAATTATGTTCGTAAGCGTGCAGTGGTTCCGGAGTACCTGTCTACAGATCCTTTAGTATCCAATCAGGTGGCAATGGAGAATGCCATCCTGAACGAAAGACAGCTTGAGTTATTTGGCGAAGGTAAAAGATGGTTCGACCTGGTTCGTACCAATCATGTCAAAACAGTGATGGATCCGATTCTTAAGCGAAGACAAACGGCTGCCGGAAATATAGATGCCCCAGGGTTTTTGAATCCTGAAAATAAAGTCTACTGGCCATTGCATAGAAATGTGCTGAACTCTAATTCTAAATTAAACCAAAATCCTGGTTACACCGATTAATCAACAGACAATGAATAAGATCAATAGATTACTGAAAAGGTACGCCTTCTTATTGCTGCTTCCATTAACAGGATGCACGTTGTTCGATATGGAACTACAAAAGAAATATGATTATAATCCTCAAACACTGGATCCGAACATTCATATCTCGGCTAGGAAGTTCTTAGAAGACCGTTCTTATGAAAGTCCGACTAACCTGAACGATACGGTTTTTAAATGGATGAGAAAGGGTTTGGAATATGCAGAGATCGACCTTGCCGCTTATGAAAAACAGGGCATGACTTTCATGTTTCTTCACAATGATGCCATCCGTGTTTGGGATGCCAAAACGAATAAGGTGACTGGAGGAATGTGGTTTAATTTTCCTATTATCACTTTGGTTCCAGGTACAGAGTCGATTGCAACAAGTCGGCCAGCCACAAAATGGTCAGATTATCCTAAGGCTGATGTGAAGAATTATTTTCTATACCTGATGCTGCAAGGGACTTATAATTTCAATAACCTTCGTTTAACACCTGTGGATGCACAAACCATGCTGCCTCCGGGAACATTGGCTACCAAATCTTCTTTGCTGGGTCTTGTGAACGGAGCAAAAGGATTTGATCAGGAGGGTAAGATGAGTTTATCCATTCTGAACAACGATGACCTTGCGCCATTGGTGATCAATAAATTAACGAGAAACAGATCCGGTGGTTATGTGACCACAAATGCCATTGTTCATGTATATGGCGCCACAGTTTTCCCTTACCGACCAGAATAAAATTTATGAGAAGCCTAACTTTAGTCCTTTTTTGCACGATCCTGTTTAATAATGTATTCGCACAGCAAAGTCAGCGTTTAACCCAAAACTGGGAATTTCTGAAAGGAGATCTTGGTGGTATTTATGAAGCCATCAGGCCGGTGAAAGCCGGAAATCCTGAAAGTGTCCCGGTATGGGAGCCAGTCCTTCTTCCGCATTGTTTCAATGCGAAGGATGCCGTTACTCCCGATCTAAACTATTACCAGGGGCCGGGTTGGTACCGGACGCAGCTGACGATCAGCAATCCTTATAAAAATGGGCGCACACTCCTTCATTTTGAAGGGGCGGGGCAGAAGACTAAAGTTTATATCTATGATGTTTTAGTAGCCGAGCATGTTGGCGGTTACGATGAATGGACGGCCGATATCACCGATGCGGTAGCGGCTTTCCGTAAAAACCCTTTATTTGAAAAACAGTTTAAAGGAAAGATCCCGGTAGAAATCCGCTCGGACAACTCCCGGGATCTTGAAATGATCCCTTCGGATCTTTCAGATTTTAATGTATATGGCGGTTTGTACCGTTACCTGAACCTTGTTTATGTTCCTCAGGTATCCGCAGAAAAGGTTTTTGCTGAGGCAAGTGTGGATGCAAAAGGTAGTTTGGGCCAACTGAAGATCAGTTCCCGATTGCTAAATCCTGATGGAATAGATACGATATTAGTGAAATTCCAGGTTAAAGATCCTCAGGGGAAATTAGTGGTTTCTTTTAATAAACGATGGAAGGCATTTTATGGTAAAAAAGAGCTTTGGGAAACTTCGCTGAAGAAACCACAATTATGGTCTACGGAGCATCCAAATCTGTATACTGTAGAAATGAGCATTACTGCGAATGGACTGACCTCAGTTCATTCCGAAAAAATAGGATTCAGAAACTTTGAGTTTGTTAAAAAAGGGCCTTTTATGCTGAATGGCAAAAGGCTTTTATTAAGAGGTACGCACCGTCATGAAGACCATGCGGGTGTTGCCGCGGCCATGACAGAAGATCAGATCCGTGAGGAAATGGTGCTGATGAAAAGCATGGGCGTTAATTTTATCCGCCTCGGTCATTACCAGCAATCCAGAATTGTACTGGATTTATGTGACAGTTTAGGGATTCTAGTATGGGAAGAGATTCCTTGGTGTCGTGGCGGTTTAGGTGGCGAAAGCTATAAAAAACAGGCACGTACCATGCTCCGCAATATGGTGGAGCAGCATTATAACCACCCTTCGATTATCATCTGGGGAATGGGGAATGAAAATGACTGGCCGGGAGATTTCTCGGAGTTTGATCAGCATAAGATCAGGGAGTTCATGAAAGAACTGAACGACCTTTCACACGTACTGGATCCTTCCAGAAAAACAGCGATCAGAAGATGTGATTTCTGTAAAGACATTGTAGATGTTTACTCGCCTTCGATCTGGGCAGGTTGGTATCGTGGGATTTACACAGAATATAAAGAAGTATCTAATCAGGAATTTGATAAAGTAGATAACTTCCTTCATGTGGAATGGGGAGGGGATAGCCATGCAGGTCGACATTCGGAAAGTCCGGATAATGCTTTGAGTTTGGTGACTAAAGGTAAGGGTGCCGATGAGCGTGCAGGTGATGCCTCGTTATTTGGCGGCAGTGCCCGTGTTTCTAAAGATGGCGACTGGAGCGAAAGTTATATTGTAAACCTGATCGACTGGCATTTGAAAGAGCAGGAAACCATGCCTTGGCTGACTGGTACTGCCTACTGGCCATTTAAAGATTTTTCTACGCCTGTTCGTCCGGATAATCCCGTTCCTTATATGAACCAAAAGGGGGTAGTTGAGCGTGATTTCACTAAAAAAGAATCGTTTTATGTGTTCCAGTCGTACTGGACAACAGCGCCGATGATTCATATTTATGGCCATTCCTGGCCAGTAAGATGGGGTGATGCTGCAGAAGAGAAAATGGTGAAAGTATATGCAAACCTGGATGAGGTGGAACTCTTCCTGAACGGTAAAAGCATAGGCAAGAGAAAAAGAAATAGCCAGGACTTTCCTGCTGCTGGGTTGAGGTGGATGGTCACCTTTAAGGAAGGCCAGAATACGATAAAGGCGGTTGGTAAGAAAGATGGAAAGGTGTTTACAGATGAAATCACACAAGAATATCAAACGGCAAAATGGGATAAGCCCGTAAAAATGATACTGGAAAAGGTCTCTGAAAAGGATGGGGTAGCGACGATTCGGGTTAAAGTGTTAGACAAGAACAATATCTTGTGTTTGGATGCGCAAAACTATGTCAGCTTTGGCATCACCGGCGACGGTACTTTGATCGATGATTTGGGGACTGCCCGCGGCTCCAGAAAAGTACAGCTTGGAAACGGCCGTGCAGCGATCAGCATCAAAATGAATAAAGGAAAGAGTGTAGCGAGCGTAAAGGCTGATGGATTGCCTTCCGCATTTGTGGAAATAAACGAATAGAACATGAAGAAACTGTATGTATGCTTAGGAGCCCTGTCCATTTCGATAAATGCCATTGCACAGCAGCCTTTAAAATTATGGTATGACCACCCAGCTAAAGTTTGGGAGGAAGCCCTGCCACTCGGAAACGGGAAGACAGGTGCTATGGTGTATGGTCGTGTAAATCGGGAAAGAATCCCTTTAAATGATAATACATTGTGGTCTGGCTATCCGGATCCCGGAAATAATCCGGCAGGGCCGAAAGTATTGCCAGAGGTACGTAAAGCAATAGAAGAAGGTAAATATGAGGAAGCCACGCAACTATGGCGCAAAATGCAGGGGCCTTATTCCGCCAGGTATCTTCCTTTAGGAGATTTGTATCTGCAGTTTAATCAAAAAGATAGTATTCCTACTCAATACAACAGAGCGCTGAGTCTGGACAATGCCATTGCTACCGTG
It contains:
- a CDS encoding glycoside hydrolase family 2 TIM barrel-domain containing protein, with the protein product MRSLTLVLFCTILFNNVFAQQSQRLTQNWEFLKGDLGGIYEAIRPVKAGNPESVPVWEPVLLPHCFNAKDAVTPDLNYYQGPGWYRTQLTISNPYKNGRTLLHFEGAGQKTKVYIYDVLVAEHVGGYDEWTADITDAVAAFRKNPLFEKQFKGKIPVEIRSDNSRDLEMIPSDLSDFNVYGGLYRYLNLVYVPQVSAEKVFAEASVDAKGSLGQLKISSRLLNPDGIDTILVKFQVKDPQGKLVVSFNKRWKAFYGKKELWETSLKKPQLWSTEHPNLYTVEMSITANGLTSVHSEKIGFRNFEFVKKGPFMLNGKRLLLRGTHRHEDHAGVAAAMTEDQIREEMVLMKSMGVNFIRLGHYQQSRIVLDLCDSLGILVWEEIPWCRGGLGGESYKKQARTMLRNMVEQHYNHPSIIIWGMGNENDWPGDFSEFDQHKIREFMKELNDLSHVLDPSRKTAIRRCDFCKDIVDVYSPSIWAGWYRGIYTEYKEVSNQEFDKVDNFLHVEWGGDSHAGRHSESPDNALSLVTKGKGADERAGDASLFGGSARVSKDGDWSESYIVNLIDWHLKEQETMPWLTGTAYWPFKDFSTPVRPDNPVPYMNQKGVVERDFTKKESFYVFQSYWTTAPMIHIYGHSWPVRWGDAAEEKMVKVYANLDEVELFLNGKSIGKRKRNSQDFPAAGLRWMVTFKEGQNTIKAVGKKDGKVFTDEITQEYQTAKWDKPVKMILEKVSEKDGVATIRVKVLDKNNILCLDAQNYVSFGITGDGTLIDDLGTARGSRKVQLGNGRAAISIKMNKGKSVASVKADGLPSAFVEINE
- a CDS encoding RagB/SusD family nutrient uptake outer membrane protein, coding for MMMKKIIAMSALGAALLLGGCKKFLDERPFNQVPLADFYKNRYDVEAAVAGMYSGFQQEMVGKDQYTEKYMYWGEYRSDNFDRFLIYTKDFVDEVVLNSLTPTNQFSDWTGLYSVIGRANNNIKYIPLTANLDPLLTPAMVNSYLSQTYAMRAMSYFYLVRVWGDAVIRLEPFESLDAVSEEPRVAKDRVINEVIIPDLQKAYDLVKKGDKPVVFNIGEAAICATMADVYMWKKDYPNAIKWIKLLFAAKGPTGAVYTGASELNLQPSATWKNIFTAPASSMESIWSIHWDYQKNGCACMQTSWTSNNKQISIDEGIYATWFQPQVSATTRTTDIRPRQTADVFFGGTKPNRDRFVKWYPTAANPIAADPWPASNQLLPVYLTMYRLSDIYLLYAEALNATGDLPNALKYLNYVRKRAVVPEYLSTDPLVSNQVAMENAILNERQLELFGEGKRWFDLVRTNHVKTVMDPILKRRQTAAGNIDAPGFLNPENKVYWPLHRNVLNSNSKLNQNPGYTD